Proteins from one Salmo salar chromosome ssa29, Ssal_v3.1, whole genome shotgun sequence genomic window:
- the lypa1 gene encoding Acyl-protein thioesterase 1, which yields MCGNSMSVPLPAIIPAARKATAAVIFLHGLGDTGHGWAEAFAGIRTPHVKYICPHAPIKPVTLNMGMSMPSWFDIIGLQTDAEEDEAGIKQASENIKALIDQEVKNGIPSHRIVLGGFSQGGALSLYTALTTQQKLGGVVALSCWLPLRNSFPQASRNSANNEMHVLQCHGEADPLVPVMFGCLTVEKLKTLCNPSNIIFKTYPRMPHSACPEEMMDIKQFIEKQLPPI from the exons ATGTGCGGTAATAGTATGTCAGTGCCCTTGCCTGCTATTATACCTGCCGCTCGGAAAGCCACTGCAGCG GTGATATTTCTTCACGGCCTAGGTGACACTGG CCATGGCTGGGCAGAGGCCTTTGCTGGGATCCGGACACCGCATGTAAAATACATCTGTCCTCACGC TCCAATCAAGCCTGTTACATTAAACATGGGCATGTCCATGCCCTCCTG GTTTGACATCATCGGATTGCAAACAGATGCAGAGGAAGACGAAGCTGGTATTAAACAGGCTTCAGAGAATA TTAAAGCACTGATAGATCAAGAAGTGAAGAATGGAATACCATCACACAGAATTGTTCTTGGTGGATTTTCTCAG GGTGGAGCGTTGTCTCTGTACACAGCTCTCACAACCCAACAGAAGCTGGGGGGAGTGGTTGCTCTCAGCTGCTGGCTCCCTCTTCGGAACTCCTTCCCCCAG GCATCGAGAAACTCTGCCAACAATGAGATGCATGTCCTGCAGTGCCATGGTGAGGCGGACCCTCTGGTGCCTGTAATGTTTGGATGTCTCACTGTAGAGAAGCTAAAGACCCTCTGCAATCCATCCAACATTATCTTCAAGACCTATCCCAGAATGCCACACAGTGCCTGCCCTGAG GAAATGATGGATATCAAGCAGTTTATTGAAAAGCAGCTTCCCCCAATCTAA
- the LOC106590151 gene encoding 39S ribosomal protein L15, mitochondrial: MSFTRKPGGKALDILQNLPRISLANLRPEPGTKKAEKKRGRGQHGGNRSGRGHKGERQRGNRPRLGFEGGQTPFYLAIPKYGYNEGHSRRAQYQPLTLNRLQYLIDLGRVDPTQPIDLTQLVNGRGVTIQPQKRDYGVQLVGEGAGIFAAKVNIEVQMASEEAIAAIERNGGMVTTGFYDPRSLAVLCKPVPFFISGQPIPKRMLPGEDMVPYYTDAANRGYLADPEKIQKARIALAQKYGYVLPDISKDKLFHMLSMIKDPRQIFFGLSPGWVVNMAEKKILKPTDDKLLQYYSS; the protein is encoded by the exons ATGTCTTTTACGAGAAAACCTGGTGGGAAGGCATTAGATATTTTGCAGAATTTGCCTCGTATTTCATTAGCAAACTTACGACCTGAACCGGGGACCAAGAAGGCT GAGAAGAAGCGAGGCAGAGGCCAACATGGAGGAAACAGAAGTGGCCGGGGTCACAAAGGGGAGAGGCAGCGAGGCAACCGACCTCGCCTGGGGTTCGAGGGGGGTCAGACTCCCTTCTATCTAGCCATCCCCAAATACGGCTACAATGAGGGACACAG TCGGCGGGCTCAGTACCAGCCCCTGACCCTGAACAGGCTGCAGTATCTGATTGACCTGGGCCGGGTTGACCCCACTCAGCCCATTGACCTGACTCAGCTGGTTAATGGCAGGGGAGTGACCATCCAGCCACAGAAGAGGGACTATGGTGTTCAGCTTGTTGGCGAG GGTGCTGGTATCTTTGCAGCGAAAGTCAACATAGAAGTTCAGATGGCGTCTGAAGAGGCCATTGCTGCCATTGAGAGAAACGGAGGGATGGTCACTACAGGTTTCTATGACCCCAGAAGTCTTG CGGTCCTCTGTAAGCCTGTCCCATTCTTCATAAGTGGACAGCCCATTCCAAAGAGAATGTTGCCTGGGGAAGACATGGTCCCCTACTACACAGATGCTGCCAACCGGGGTTACCTGGCAGATCCAGAGAAGATTCAAAAAGCACGGATAGCCTTGGCCCAGAAGTATGGCTACGTTTTACCGGACATTTCCAAAGACAAATTGTTCCACATGCTCTCTATGATAAAGGACCCCAGACAGATCTTCTTTGGCCTCTCGCCAGGCTGGGTAGTCAACATGGCCGAGAAGAAGATACTGAAACCGACTGATGATAAACTGCTCCAATATTACAGTTCATAA